The genomic region GGTCATGGGCAGGTTCCACGGATTATGGGCGCGAAGCTGGTCCGGCGGCATGGGCGCGGCGGCTGGCAGCGGCAGCGGCAAAGTCGCGGGCGCGACGCGCCCGGTGTTCTGCGCAGACGCGGGAAATGCGGCGGCGAGGAGCGGCGGAAGTAATAACGAGAAGTGTCGCAAATTCACGTGAATGAATGCCTTTCGTACTTTCAATAATATCGATACGCTCTTTCAATCGTATCGATATAGTTTGACGCGCGGGATCGTCATATTTTGCATCCGCCGGCCTCCCGGACTCTTCGGAAACCTGGGACCGGCGAGCCTTTACGTTCTGCGAGATATTGCATCCGTTCCAATAGCTCCGACTGTTCGCAGGCTTCGCCAGCGTCGTAGGCGGCATGCCTCAAGGATAGTCAGAAGGATCCAGACGTCATTACCAGAAGACTATGCTTGGCGCCAATAGTTTAACATGGAGTGATACCAAAGTCAAGAAAATTTATTTGGATCCATTTCGTCTTCAACTGCGGCCGTACGCCAAGTGATCTGATCCTGATGAGAGGCGAGGTGCATACATTCGAACTCAGACTTCCGGCTACGGGCGGCTTTCCACATGGCGCCATTTATGAAATCAAATTTTTGGTGCCATTTATTTTCAGATTCCCCTTGACACTGGTCTCAGTTCATGTTAGACTATTGATATATTCGTAACACAGTACTCGGATATCGCTCAATATGGGGCTGACGTTCATTTAGCATTATCAAAATCGTTCGTGTTCCAAAGGAGGGTTAGATCAGATGAATAATTATGGGAAGGCGAAAGCCTTTACACTGATCGAATTATTAGTTGTTATTGCGATAATCGCAATACTAGCCGCCATTCTATTTCCCGTGTTTGCCAAAGCGCGTGAGAAGGCGCGTCAAATAAGTTGCGCTAGCAACTTGCGGCAGCTTGGCCTGGGAATGATGCAGTACACCCAGGATTACGATGAGTCTTATCCCGGCTTGAACGGCGGAAACCCGAGCTTCCAGAACAACCCCTGGAACACAGGGCCGAATTGGGAGTCAGCTATCTACCCGTATGTAAAGTCCGTTGGCGTTTATCAGTGTCCAGATGCTCCCTACAAGCTTAATTCCTATGCTTATAACTGGGGTATCGCTTGGAACAACTCCAATGGCGCTCAGAACCACAATTTCGGCACGCCAATTGCGACTCTTACTTCGCCCTCGAACACCGTGATGCTTTTTGAGTGGTATGGAAGCGGCAACCCGCCTGCTCCGGCCGGTACCGGCTCTGCGTGGCCTCCTGCTCCGTATAATGATCCATCGAGTAGCCTCTACGCAGGAGTCGTGGGCAACAACGGCTGGCAGATTGGTTTAGGCTGCAACGCTCCGTACCAGGTCGGGCTCTCATGGCATAATCCGGATAACCGAAATAACTCGCCTTTCAACGAAGGGAATTATGTCGCCGCGGATGGTCATGTGAAATTCCTCCGATGCAGCAGCATCTCGTACTCTGCCGGCGGAGTTAATCCGAACAACGAGGCGCCGGACGCGTTAACCCCGGGCGTCGCAATGACTTACAGTATGCAGTAGGAATAATTCACTTGGCATGCTGAGGTTTATACAGGACGCAACAACTATCTGGATGTCTATTATGAGTATAGAAGTGGATCACGCAATCAAGCGCGGCTGGCGTCATTATTCATGCTCGGCGCTTCTAGTCGCTGGCGCAGCTCTGCTTGTTGGCGGCTGCGGACACGAGCCGGCTCCCGCCCCGCC from Capsulimonas corticalis harbors:
- a CDS encoding DUF1559 domain-containing protein, which produces MNNYGKAKAFTLIELLVVIAIIAILAAILFPVFAKAREKARQISCASNLRQLGLGMMQYTQDYDESYPGLNGGNPSFQNNPWNTGPNWESAIYPYVKSVGVYQCPDAPYKLNSYAYNWGIAWNNSNGAQNHNFGTPIATLTSPSNTVMLFEWYGSGNPPAPAGTGSAWPPAPYNDPSSSLYAGVVGNNGWQIGLGCNAPYQVGLSWHNPDNRNNSPFNEGNYVAADGHVKFLRCSSISYSAGGVNPNNEAPDALTPGVAMTYSMQ